One part of the Oceanihabitans sp. IOP_32 genome encodes these proteins:
- a CDS encoding ComEC/Rec2 family competence protein: protein MKLLNFTIIKFTGFLIIGIVISYFYSPPYLLSLSITAILLVLLVILFLLARNRFTQTIWFGVMAYLLMLFIGILSVTFHNQKNFPDHYSKLLSNKEEPTKNVVFRIREVLKPGTYNDKYIIDILEVNNEVVSGKSLLNIKKDSVAAALKVDEIILSNFPFETLKAPLNPHQFNYKKYLEKQYIYHQVFAENKYLVKISSHSHTFFGFANNVREHINLKLKNYPFSKEELAVINALLLGQRQDISSEVYNNYINAGAVHILAVSGLHVGIVLIILSVILKPLNRFKHGKLLKTILMVSCLWSFALIAGLSASVTRAVTMFSIVAIAMNLKRPTNIYNTLAISIFAILLFKPLFLFDVGFQLSYLAVFSIVAIDPRLYELWKPKNWLLDKYWHTLTVTLSAQLGIIPISLYYFNQFPSLFFLSNLVIIPVLGIVLGLGILVILLATTNLLPHILAEIYGVIISSMNVFVSWVSKQEWFILKDIAFNLLYVLASYLIIFSFVRFITHKNFTQLKFLLVTILIFQFIVMYTTYIKLTNTFIIFHKHKFSILGNLTKNNFVFAHDCDSVTLSKTKIIRDYTLSNHIKNLSKEPLQPVYFLNDKTVLIIDSLGVYNIKTMQPDYVVLRQSPKINLNRLIDSIRPKHIIADGSNYNSYIEKWESICLKRKLPFHHTGKKGAYTINY from the coding sequence ATGAAGTTGCTGAATTTCACCATTATTAAATTTACAGGCTTTCTTATAATAGGAATTGTAATCTCTTATTTTTACTCTCCACCTTATCTTTTATCTCTATCTATAACAGCGATACTTCTTGTTCTACTTGTGATTCTTTTTTTGCTGGCAAGAAACAGATTTACCCAAACCATTTGGTTTGGTGTTATGGCTTATCTGTTAATGTTGTTTATTGGTATATTATCCGTCACTTTCCACAATCAAAAAAACTTTCCAGATCATTATTCTAAACTACTTTCTAATAAGGAAGAACCAACCAAAAACGTTGTTTTTAGAATAAGAGAAGTTTTAAAACCTGGAACCTATAACGACAAATATATTATCGACATCTTAGAGGTTAATAACGAAGTAGTCTCGGGTAAATCCTTATTAAATATTAAAAAAGATTCCGTAGCAGCGGCTTTAAAAGTAGATGAGATTATACTAAGTAATTTCCCATTCGAGACTCTTAAAGCGCCTTTAAACCCGCATCAATTTAATTATAAAAAATATCTTGAGAAGCAATACATCTACCATCAAGTATTCGCTGAAAATAAATATTTAGTTAAGATAAGTTCACACAGCCATACTTTTTTTGGATTTGCAAATAACGTTAGAGAACACATTAATCTAAAATTAAAAAATTATCCATTTTCTAAAGAAGAACTCGCTGTTATAAATGCCTTGCTCCTAGGGCAAAGACAAGATATTAGTAGCGAAGTTTACAACAACTATATAAATGCTGGTGCCGTACACATTCTAGCGGTTTCTGGCTTACATGTGGGTATTGTTTTAATTATTTTAAGTGTTATCCTTAAACCCCTTAATCGGTTTAAACACGGCAAGTTGCTAAAAACAATTTTAATGGTTAGCTGCTTATGGAGTTTTGCTTTAATTGCCGGACTATCGGCATCGGTAACCCGAGCAGTAACGATGTTCAGTATCGTTGCAATAGCTATGAATCTAAAAAGACCTACCAATATTTACAATACTTTAGCCATATCCATATTTGCAATTTTACTCTTTAAACCTTTATTTCTTTTCGATGTGGGTTTTCAATTAAGTTACTTGGCTGTTTTTTCAATTGTGGCCATAGATCCAAGACTATATGAATTATGGAAACCTAAAAATTGGCTTTTAGACAAATACTGGCATACTTTAACGGTAACCCTTTCTGCGCAACTTGGTATTATACCCATTAGCTTATACTATTTTAATCAATTTCCAAGTTTGTTTTTTTTATCGAATTTAGTAATTATTCCCGTTTTAGGAATTGTTTTAGGATTGGGTATACTTGTTATTTTATTGGCAACAACAAACCTACTCCCCCATATATTAGCCGAAATTTATGGTGTTATAATTAGCAGTATGAATGTTTTTGTGAGTTGGGTTTCAAAACAAGAATGGTTTATTTTAAAAGATATTGCTTTTAATCTATTGTATGTTTTAGCGTCTTATCTCATAATTTTTAGCTTCGTTAGGTTTATAACACACAAAAATTTTACCCAATTAAAATTTTTGTTAGTCACTATTTTAATTTTTCAATTTATTGTTATGTACACCACTTATATTAAGCTAACAAATACTTTTATTATATTCCATAAGCACAAATTTAGCATACTAGGAAATCTTACTAAAAATAATTTTGTTTTTGCTCATGATTGTGATAGTGTAACCTTATCTAAAACCAAAATAATAAGAGATTACACACTTAGCAATCATATAAAAAACCTAAGTAAAGAGCCCTTGCAGCCAGTCTATTTTTTAAATGATAAAACCGTATTAATAATTGACAGCCTGGGTGTTTATAATATAAAAACGATGCAACCCGATTATGTTGTGTTACGACAGTCACCAAAAATTAACTTGAACCGACTGATTGATTCGATTCGTCCAAAACACATTATTGCAGACGGTAGTAATTACAACTCTTATATAGAAAAATGGGAGTCCATTTGCTTAAAACGAAAACTCCCCTTTCACCATACAGGTAAAAAGGGAGCTTATACTATAAATTACTAA
- a CDS encoding peptide MFS transporter: protein MAATALQPNQKEVFGHPAGLYVLFFTEMWERFSYYGMRGILVLYMATSATAIDPGLGWSSKDAIWLYGWYTMLVYVASIPGGWIADKFLGQKKTVMLGGLLLCIGHGVLAVPQDWAFFTGLLFIILGVGGLKPNISTMVGGLYKEGDIRRDSGFTIFYIGINIGAFLASITVGLVAYIYGWHYGFGLAGIGMFVGQAVFIWGQKYLKGVGEFTGGSEATEEERLAAKRPLTKIEKDRVVVLLISFLIVIVFWGAFEQAGGLMNLYTDAKVDRTIGLSWLEEIPAAVFQSLNAGYIIIFGTVIGSFWVWWKKSGKESSSLFKMAVGTIIMGLGYVFMMFASQEASAETFGKAAMFWIFLAYLFHTIGELCTSPVSLSFITKLAPLKYASIMMGVYFAATGLGNKLAGSIGEMSQLESFKGEVVVSKQELLPYIEKDSMEIKTLKNEIVTIYDYPINEDKKFIIKAKVFPENGEVVFTDYQSGENLNPLFEMSQGADSNTPKLLEDLTENNVTSSNPYHARLVFEKDKDKAQNIENKGDGKDYGVSFVLEEKQSEQEYSTFMWLTIFTVSFGFLLLLFLKKLKKLTHGAEDHEVDVKYDKETEGFELADPDNN from the coding sequence ATGGCAGCTACGGCATTACAACCAAATCAAAAAGAGGTTTTTGGACATCCAGCGGGCTTATACGTTCTGTTTTTTACAGAAATGTGGGAGCGATTTTCTTATTACGGAATGCGTGGGATTTTAGTACTTTATATGGCAACTTCTGCAACGGCTATAGACCCTGGTTTAGGGTGGAGTAGTAAAGATGCTATTTGGCTATATGGCTGGTATACCATGTTAGTTTATGTGGCATCCATTCCTGGGGGTTGGATTGCAGATAAATTTTTAGGTCAGAAAAAAACCGTGATGCTTGGTGGTTTATTGCTTTGTATAGGTCATGGTGTTTTGGCAGTACCTCAAGATTGGGCATTCTTTACAGGTTTACTGTTTATTATATTAGGTGTTGGTGGTTTAAAGCCAAACATTTCTACTATGGTAGGTGGTTTATACAAAGAAGGCGATATAAGACGTGATAGCGGATTTACTATATTTTATATCGGTATTAATATTGGAGCTTTTTTAGCTAGTATTACCGTTGGTTTGGTAGCCTATATCTATGGCTGGCATTATGGATTTGGTCTTGCTGGTATTGGTATGTTTGTTGGTCAAGCCGTATTTATTTGGGGACAAAAATACCTTAAAGGGGTTGGCGAATTTACTGGAGGTAGTGAGGCTACCGAAGAAGAACGATTAGCCGCCAAACGCCCTTTAACTAAAATTGAAAAAGATAGAGTTGTTGTTTTATTGATTTCATTTTTAATTGTAATTGTCTTTTGGGGAGCTTTCGAGCAAGCGGGAGGTTTAATGAATCTTTATACCGATGCTAAAGTAGATAGAACTATTGGCTTAAGTTGGTTAGAAGAAATTCCAGCAGCCGTATTCCAGTCTTTAAATGCTGGGTATATTATTATTTTTGGTACCGTTATTGGTAGTTTCTGGGTATGGTGGAAAAAAAGTGGTAAAGAATCCTCATCTTTATTTAAAATGGCCGTAGGAACCATTATTATGGGGTTAGGTTATGTTTTCATGATGTTTGCATCGCAAGAAGCCAGTGCCGAAACTTTTGGTAAGGCGGCTATGTTTTGGATTTTCTTAGCCTATTTATTTCATACTATTGGCGAATTATGTACCTCGCCCGTATCCTTGTCCTTTATTACAAAATTAGCACCTTTAAAATATGCGTCAATCATGATGGGCGTTTACTTTGCGGCTACTGGTTTGGGTAATAAATTAGCGGGTTCTATTGGCGAAATGTCTCAATTAGAATCCTTTAAAGGGGAAGTGGTAGTGAGTAAGCAGGAATTACTCCCTTATATCGAGAAGGATAGCATGGAAATTAAAACCTTAAAAAATGAAATCGTTACCATTTATGATTATCCAATAAACGAAGACAAAAAATTCATAATAAAAGCGAAAGTATTTCCTGAAAACGGAGAGGTGGTTTTTACCGATTACCAATCTGGTGAAAATTTGAATCCTTTATTTGAAATGTCTCAGGGAGCCGATTCGAATACACCCAAGTTACTCGAAGATTTAACCGAAAATAACGTAACGTCTTCTAATCCTTACCATGCAAGATTGGTGTTTGAAAAGGACAAAGATAAAGCTCAAAACATTGAGAATAAAGGTGACGGGAAAGACTACGGAGTGTCTTTTGTTTTAGAAGAAAAACAAAGCGAACAAGAATACTCTACCTTTATGTGGCTAACCATTTTCACGGTGTCTTTTGGGTTTTTACTTTTATTATTCTTGAAAAAATTAAAGAAGTTAACACATGGTGCTGAAGATCATGAGGTGGATGTAAAGTACGATAAAGAAACCGAAGGTTTCGAATTGGCAGATCCAGATAATAATTAA
- the surE gene encoding 5'/3'-nucleotidase SurE: MSKKPLILVTNDDGINAPGIRMLIEVMKTIGEVVVVAPDGPQSGMGHAITINSTLYARKIKSENQTHLEYSCSGTPADCVKLGIRELLTRKPDLCVSGINHGSNSSINVIYSGTMSAAIEAGIEGIPAIGFSLLDYTWKANFDACKSFVKTITEKALKHGIPKDVVLNVNIPNVPEEAIKGIKVCRQARANWVEAFDKRQNPQGRDYYWLSGKFVNLDHGEDTDEWALEQNYVSVVPTQFDLTAHKHIKSINNWNLND; encoded by the coding sequence ATGTCAAAAAAACCTTTAATATTAGTAACTAACGACGATGGCATAAATGCGCCGGGTATTAGAATGCTAATTGAAGTCATGAAAACCATTGGAGAGGTTGTCGTAGTAGCTCCCGATGGTCCCCAAAGCGGAATGGGTCATGCCATTACAATTAACTCGACACTATACGCCAGAAAAATTAAATCGGAAAACCAAACGCACTTAGAGTACAGCTGCTCTGGAACTCCTGCAGACTGTGTTAAACTGGGTATAAGAGAACTATTAACTAGAAAACCAGATTTGTGTGTATCTGGTATTAACCATGGCTCAAACTCATCGATAAATGTAATTTATTCGGGCACTATGAGTGCTGCCATTGAGGCGGGTATCGAGGGTATTCCGGCCATAGGTTTTTCGCTATTAGATTATACTTGGAAGGCTAATTTTGACGCCTGTAAATCGTTTGTAAAAACCATTACCGAAAAAGCGCTAAAACACGGTATACCAAAAGATGTGGTTTTAAATGTAAACATCCCTAATGTTCCAGAGGAAGCTATAAAAGGAATAAAAGTTTGCCGCCAAGCACGAGCTAATTGGGTGGAAGCTTTCGATAAAAGACAAAACCCTCAAGGTCGCGATTATTATTGGCTTTCGGGTAAATTTGTTAATTTAGATCACGGAGAAGATACCGATGAGTGGGCCTTGGAACAGAATTACGTGTCTGTGGTTCCCACGCAATTTGATTTAACCGCACACAAACACATCAAATCAATAAACAATTGGAATTTAAATGATTAA
- a CDS encoding S9 family peptidase, which produces MKILQLPLFVYFLISTSLTAQDKHITLSQIWDGTFRAEHMDALHSLNSGKQYAVLNFDRQSSSTSIDIYNYKTLQKTSTLVNSSNIAALDYFTDYTFSADESKIILATDEESIYRRSVLGRYFVYNTADESLNLISENKIQEPTFSPDGTHIAYGFNNNLYVKDLSTNTTTQITFDGEKNKIINGITDWVYEEEFAFVRAFEWSADSKKIAFIKFDEAEVPEFSMDIFGDDLYQTQQVFKYPKAGETNAKVSLHVYNLNNKTTQKVPLDEDLEYIPRLKWTNNPNVLSAQVLNRHQNDLDLVFYNTKTKQAKVVLTETDSAYVGITDNLTFLEDHSFIWTSEKDGYNHIYHYSKEGELINQITKGNWEVTNYYGFDTKTNTIFYQSVENGSINRDVYSIKLNGRNKTRLTKSEGTNSASFSADFTYFINTFSNANTPPQYTLNNAKSGAVLKVILDNDVLLNKLSEYQISKKEFSTISINGNDLNMWTIKPTNFDPSKQYPLLMYQYSGPGSQQVANRWNAANDFWYQHLAQQGYIIVCIDGRGTGFKGVAFKKVTQNELGKFEVEDQIEAAKQLAALPYIDASRIGIWGWSYGGFMSSNALFKGHDVFKMAIAVAPVTSWRFYDTIYTERYMTTPQENPSGYDENSPINHVDKLKGDYLLIHGSADDNVHLQNTMRLVEALIQANKQFEWLIYPDKNHGIYGGNTRLHLYEKMTHFIHSNLGDQRVTVTN; this is translated from the coding sequence ATGAAAATTCTACAATTACCCCTATTTGTTTATTTTTTAATATCTACTTCTTTAACAGCTCAAGATAAGCACATTACACTTAGTCAGATTTGGGATGGTACGTTTAGAGCCGAACATATGGATGCTTTGCACTCCTTGAATAGCGGAAAACAATACGCTGTTTTAAATTTTGATAGACAAAGCTCGTCAACATCTATCGATATTTATAATTACAAGACCTTACAAAAAACCAGTACCCTTGTAAATTCTTCTAATATAGCAGCGTTGGATTATTTTACCGATTACACGTTTAGTGCCGATGAAAGCAAAATAATACTGGCAACAGATGAAGAGTCCATTTACAGAAGATCGGTTTTAGGACGTTATTTTGTTTATAACACTGCCGATGAATCTCTTAACCTAATTTCTGAAAACAAAATACAAGAACCTACCTTCTCACCAGACGGCACTCACATAGCTTATGGATTTAACAATAATTTATACGTTAAAGATTTAAGTACTAACACCACAACGCAAATTACTTTTGATGGTGAAAAGAATAAGATTATTAATGGTATAACCGATTGGGTTTACGAGGAAGAATTTGCTTTTGTTCGCGCTTTTGAATGGAGTGCAGACAGTAAGAAAATTGCGTTTATAAAATTTGACGAAGCCGAGGTACCAGAATTTTCTATGGATATTTTTGGTGACGATTTATATCAAACACAGCAAGTATTTAAATATCCAAAAGCGGGCGAGACGAACGCTAAAGTGAGTTTACATGTTTACAACCTTAACAATAAAACAACCCAGAAGGTACCACTAGACGAAGATTTAGAATATATTCCAAGACTAAAATGGACCAACAATCCAAACGTATTAAGTGCACAAGTTTTAAACAGGCATCAAAACGACTTAGATTTGGTGTTTTATAACACAAAAACCAAGCAAGCTAAAGTCGTTTTAACTGAAACCGATAGCGCTTATGTTGGCATAACAGATAACCTAACCTTTTTAGAGGATCATAGTTTTATATGGACCAGCGAGAAGGATGGTTACAATCATATTTATCACTATTCAAAAGAGGGTGAATTAATTAATCAAATCACCAAAGGCAATTGGGAGGTAACCAATTATTATGGGTTTGATACTAAAACGAATACTATTTTTTATCAATCTGTAGAAAATGGTTCTATAAACCGCGATGTGTATTCGATTAAATTAAATGGTCGAAATAAAACAAGGCTTACCAAAAGTGAGGGCACAAATAGTGCGTCATTCAGTGCAGATTTTACGTATTTTATCAACACCTTTTCTAACGCGAACACTCCACCTCAATACACTTTAAACAATGCCAAGTCTGGTGCGGTTTTAAAAGTGATATTAGACAACGATGTGTTATTAAATAAACTGTCAGAATATCAAATCTCTAAAAAAGAATTTAGTACTATAAGCATAAACGGTAACGATTTAAATATGTGGACTATTAAACCCACAAATTTTGATCCTTCTAAACAGTACCCTTTGCTAATGTATCAATATTCTGGTCCGGGTTCTCAGCAGGTGGCCAACCGTTGGAATGCTGCCAACGATTTTTGGTATCAACATTTGGCACAACAAGGCTATATCATTGTATGTATAGACGGCAGAGGAACCGGCTTTAAAGGGGTGGCCTTTAAAAAAGTGACACAAAACGAATTAGGTAAATTTGAAGTAGAAGACCAAATAGAAGCCGCAAAGCAATTAGCAGCCTTACCCTATATTGATGCCAGCCGCATTGGGATTTGGGGGTGGAGTTATGGTGGATTTATGAGTAGTAATGCCCTTTTTAAAGGCCATGATGTTTTTAAAATGGCTATTGCGGTAGCACCTGTAACCAGTTGGAGATTTTACGATACGATATACACCGAGCGATACATGACGACGCCACAGGAAAACCCAAGTGGTTACGATGAAAACTCACCAATAAATCATGTCGATAAACTTAAAGGTGATTATCTATTAATTCATGGCTCGGCAGACGATAATGTGCATTTGCAAAACACCATGAGATTGGTAGAAGCTTTAATTCAGGCTAATAAACAATTCGAATGGCTTATTTATCCCGATAAAAATCATGGAATTTACGGCGGGAATACAAGATTACACTTGTATGAAAAAATGACTCACTTTATACACTCTAATCTTGGAGACCAGCGTGTAACAGTAACAAATTAA
- a CDS encoding peptide MFS transporter, with amino-acid sequence MATVDTSQHDEFFNSKVLGHPAGLFVLFFTEMWERFSFYGMRVLLINFLTMAVIGSNPGWEWTAENAGALFGTYAGLLYLTPILGGVIADKFTGYRWAVLIGCVIMTLGHASMALETEFSLYLGLALLVIGTGFFKPNITSIISEMYTYLPEKKDGAYTIFYMGVNAGAFFGMMLCGYLAERVGWSWGFGLAGVFMLFGTLQFLLAKPLFGKIGAPPVKQTKEEKAAAVKDYKENKFTGLDKILIIVTSIIGFLYLINDPVSKIGGINLLPAEFLFSKDVLSGPIVITLIGVALFLFLVIGRIVRYEKIVRDKMIAVIIFAFFTVLFFIPFEQAATSMVIFARDYTDRVLTGNAALIFNIVNTLLTVIPLMIITWVLYLLNKKTFGKIPGSNVVLAVCFALVWGIVVWMLAQDFSTKAYEVEYQAVKIEQVVDGETSVVYEPITEARPLKAGETTETQVLTISSNNELKAGQAVGAHLELGKYRYLDDEKREKLVSDYAEAGLKSQLIMGEVVRAKENQVEITVSWFSILNSFFIIAFASFFSKWWESKYNPSAALKYGLGLFIMGVGFAVLAYGSSFIPQGAGPGVVRVSMVWLILAYLFHTIGELCLSPVGLSYVSKLVPARMIALMFGMWYLAIAIGNKVAASMGGMVEQIQEEYNLSTFFLIFTIIPMAAGLLITVLNPLMKRLMHGVR; translated from the coding sequence ATGGCAACAGTAGATACATCTCAACACGATGAGTTTTTTAACAGTAAAGTGTTAGGGCATCCAGCAGGACTATTTGTTCTGTTTTTTACAGAAATGTGGGAGCGATTTTCATTTTACGGTATGCGCGTTTTGTTGATTAATTTCCTAACCATGGCTGTAATTGGCAGTAATCCAGGATGGGAGTGGACCGCAGAAAATGCGGGAGCACTTTTTGGAACTTATGCGGGATTACTGTATTTAACCCCAATTCTAGGTGGTGTTATCGCCGATAAATTTACCGGGTACCGTTGGGCCGTTTTAATTGGCTGTGTAATTATGACACTCGGTCACGCCTCCATGGCCTTAGAGACCGAATTTTCCCTTTATTTAGGCTTGGCACTTCTGGTTATTGGAACCGGATTTTTTAAGCCGAATATCACCTCTATAATTTCTGAAATGTACACCTACCTTCCAGAGAAAAAAGATGGGGCTTACACCATATTTTACATGGGTGTTAATGCGGGTGCTTTCTTTGGTATGATGCTTTGCGGTTACCTAGCCGAACGTGTAGGTTGGTCTTGGGGTTTTGGTTTAGCAGGTGTTTTTATGTTGTTTGGAACCCTTCAATTCTTACTCGCCAAACCTTTGTTTGGTAAAATTGGTGCACCTCCTGTAAAACAGACCAAAGAAGAAAAAGCGGCAGCTGTTAAAGACTACAAGGAGAATAAATTCACTGGTTTAGATAAGATTCTTATTATTGTGACCTCAATTATTGGCTTTCTGTATTTAATTAACGATCCGGTGTCTAAGATTGGCGGAATCAACCTATTGCCTGCAGAATTCTTGTTTTCTAAAGATGTGCTTTCAGGACCTATAGTGATTACTTTAATAGGTGTAGCTCTTTTTCTTTTCCTAGTAATTGGGCGTATAGTGCGTTATGAGAAAATTGTAAGAGACAAAATGATTGCCGTAATTATATTTGCCTTTTTTACCGTACTGTTCTTTATTCCGTTTGAACAGGCAGCAACTTCTATGGTTATTTTTGCTCGAGATTATACCGATAGAGTTTTAACCGGTAATGCTGCTTTAATATTTAATATTGTAAATACCTTACTAACCGTAATACCACTAATGATTATTACTTGGGTACTGTATTTATTAAACAAGAAAACATTTGGTAAAATACCAGGAAGTAATGTGGTGTTGGCAGTTTGTTTTGCTTTAGTTTGGGGTATAGTGGTTTGGATGCTTGCTCAAGATTTTTCTACAAAAGCTTACGAGGTCGAATACCAAGCTGTAAAAATCGAACAAGTTGTAGATGGTGAAACCTCTGTTGTTTATGAGCCTATTACTGAAGCTCGTCCTTTAAAAGCTGGTGAAACTACCGAAACACAGGTATTAACCATCTCTTCAAATAATGAGTTAAAAGCGGGTCAAGCTGTTGGAGCTCATCTAGAGTTGGGCAAGTACCGATACCTAGATGATGAGAAGCGGGAAAAATTAGTGTCAGATTATGCAGAAGCGGGATTGAAATCTCAATTAATAATGGGTGAAGTGGTGAGAGCGAAAGAGAATCAGGTCGAAATTACAGTGTCTTGGTTTAGTATTTTGAATTCTTTCTTTATTATTGCTTTTGCTTCGTTTTTCTCCAAATGGTGGGAAAGTAAATACAATCCTTCAGCCGCTCTAAAATACGGTTTAGGCCTTTTTATTATGGGTGTTGGATTTGCTGTATTAGCCTATGGTTCTAGTTTTATACCTCAAGGTGCTGGCCCTGGTGTTGTGCGGGTTAGTATGGTGTGGCTTATTTTAGCTTATCTTTTTCATACCATTGGTGAACTCTGTTTATCACCTGTAGGTTTGTCTTATGTAAGTAAATTGGTTCCAGCAAGAATGATTGCCTTAATGTTTGGTATGTGGTATTTAGCTATTGCAATTGGTAACAAAGTAGCTGCTTCTATGGGAGGTATGGTAGAGCAAATTCAGGAAGAATATAACTTATCTACTTTTTTCTTGATTTTCACCATAATACCTATGGCAGCTGGATTGTTAATTACGGTGCTTAATCCCTTAATGAAGCGATTAATGCACGGTGTGCGGTAA
- the lpxB gene encoding lipid-A-disaccharide synthase, protein MKYYIIAGEASGDLHASNLMKALQKEDVNANFRFWGGDLMQSVGGTLVKHYKERAFMGFIEVILNLNKIFKDLAFCKQDIEAFNPDVIIFIDNSGFNLRIAKWAKQKGFRTNYYISPQVWASRAKRVHNIKRDIDAMYVILPFEKDFYKDNFNYDVTFVGHPLIDAIADRTQIEEAEFRAMHQLNNKPIIALLPGSRKQEITKMLSVMLSLVHDFKDYQFVIAGAPSQDYEFYKPFIKNANISFVENKTYDLLSVSTAALVTSGTATLETALFKVPQVVCYKSSAISYEIAKRIITLKYISLVNLIMNKEVVKELIQKDFNKNRLKEELDLILNSEKRDQLFLDYYDLEKKLGGKGASEKTAKLIYESIKS, encoded by the coding sequence ATGAAATACTATATAATTGCTGGCGAAGCATCGGGTGATTTACATGCATCGAACTTAATGAAAGCTTTACAAAAGGAAGATGTTAATGCCAATTTTAGGTTTTGGGGTGGCGATCTTATGCAAAGCGTAGGGGGAACTTTGGTGAAACATTATAAGGAGCGCGCCTTTATGGGGTTTATTGAAGTTATTTTAAACCTTAATAAAATATTTAAAGATCTCGCGTTTTGCAAGCAAGACATCGAAGCTTTTAATCCAGACGTTATAATTTTTATAGACAATTCTGGATTTAATTTGCGTATTGCAAAATGGGCAAAACAAAAAGGATTTAGAACAAATTATTATATCTCTCCGCAGGTTTGGGCATCGCGTGCAAAACGAGTTCATAACATTAAAAGGGATATTGACGCTATGTATGTTATTTTACCTTTTGAAAAAGACTTCTATAAAGATAACTTTAATTACGATGTTACCTTTGTGGGGCATCCTTTAATTGATGCTATTGCAGATAGAACTCAAATTGAAGAGGCAGAATTTCGAGCTATGCACCAATTAAATAACAAGCCTATAATTGCACTGTTACCAGGCAGTCGAAAACAAGAAATCACAAAAATGCTTTCGGTAATGCTTAGTTTAGTTCATGACTTTAAAGACTACCAATTTGTAATTGCAGGGGCACCTAGTCAAGATTATGAGTTTTATAAACCCTTTATTAAAAACGCTAATATTAGCTTTGTAGAAAATAAAACCTACGACTTGTTAAGTGTATCTACTGCAGCCTTAGTCACCTCTGGAACAGCCACTTTAGAAACGGCATTATTTAAAGTACCCCAAGTAGTATGTTATAAAAGTAGTGCTATCTCTTACGAAATCGCTAAACGTATTATAACTTTAAAATATATTTCTTTAGTTAATTTGATTATGAACAAGGAAGTTGTTAAAGAGCTTATTCAAAAAGATTTCAATAAAAATCGTTTAAAAGAAGAATTAGATTTAATATTAAACTCCGAAAAACGCGATCAATTATTTTTAGATTATTACGATTTAGAAAAAAAACTTGGTGGTAAAGGCGCTAGTGAAAAAACAGCCAAATTAATATACGAATCTATTAAGTCTTAA
- a CDS encoding C40 family peptidase: protein MKKLLFILLLFACFSSCKSSKSSSRREHVVIKKQKAEVKTNHSKKTKGNTLYKAEDIVNYAKKFEGVRYRYGGTTRKGMDCSGLINTAFKSEGISLPRTTKDLAITGDWIDLKQVKKGDLLFFATRKNSRKVNHIGIVTYSQVGRVEFIHASTSKGVIISDLSERYWYFAFVQARRVL, encoded by the coding sequence ATGAAAAAACTCCTTTTTATACTCCTATTATTTGCTTGTTTTAGTAGTTGTAAATCTTCCAAATCAAGTAGTAGAAGAGAACATGTTGTTATTAAAAAACAAAAAGCTGAAGTCAAAACAAACCATTCTAAAAAAACCAAGGGCAACACCCTTTATAAAGCTGAGGATATCGTTAATTATGCTAAGAAATTCGAAGGGGTACGTTATAGATATGGGGGTACGACAAGAAAAGGTATGGATTGTTCTGGATTGATTAATACTGCTTTTAAAAGCGAAGGAATTTCACTTCCTAGAACCACCAAAGACTTGGCGATTACTGGAGATTGGATAGACCTCAAGCAAGTAAAAAAAGGTGATTTACTTTTTTTTGCGACTAGAAAAAATAGCAGAAAAGTAAACCATATTGGTATCGTAACGTATTCGCAAGTAGGTCGGGTTGAGTTTATTCATGCCTCAACAAGTAAAGGTGTTATTATTTCAGATTTATCTGAGCGCTATTGGTATTTTGCTTTTGTACAAGCCCGACGCGTGCTTTAA